AGGCATGTTTTTAGGTTCTAAATATAGTTGTTGTCCAGTCTAATGTGTGTTGTAAATGTGCATTAGATGGGCAAAGTGTACAAGTGTAGAGCAACTGTAACCAGGCAACTGTTTTAGGACACTTGAGATAAAGCAGCCATACTACCCCAGTtcagtttttacatttcatgGAGAACAAGTTGTGAGGAGACAGAAGTTTCCCCCAAAATAATGTTGACAGCATTCAATAAAGGAATTCcaaattcacttaaaaatgGTCCTAAAGTTGAAAGGATGATTTtaaatgcacacaaacaaaaactgtaaacaaCAAATTATGAAACATACCAACTGAAGTTAAAATTGTATGGCATCAATGATATGATCTACTTCGCCATGAAAAGGTTTTTTACACCCTAgtaaccttttcacattttgacacattaaaACCCCAATTGTCAGTTTATATCGTTaggattttatttcacaaactaacaaaaaataatacatacatTAAAAGTGGAAGGGAAAAATACACAGTTTCCTACATTTGTATGCATAAAAATCCCTGAGTTGTACATATGTATTCAACCTCTTGATTCAAAGCCACTTTTCACAGACATTACAGTTATAGTCttttgctatgttttttttttttgtttgttttatactgTAACCAGATTTGCACATCATAAGATGTAAATTTTTGTGCAGtattctttacaaaatagctcGAACTCAGTCCCATCATGAACagaattttcaagtcttgcccaAGATTGGATTTAGCCCAGGACTTTGACAGGGATATCCTCTCTGAACCATCCAACCAGCCCATTGAGGCAAATATTGCGTGTTAAGGGTCATCCCAGTCTTCTGGATCCTCTAATATTTTTCTTCCTGGTTTTCTCTGTATGTAGatccctccatccattttcccgTCAACTCCAccaccagcttccctgtcgCTCCTGGAAAAAAAGTGAAGTGCCAACAACATGATGTTgcaaccaccatgtttgaccGTGGGGATAATATGTTTAGTATTATTTTCTCAGTGACATAAAGTGTTTTGAATGTTGGCCAGATAGTAAAATTTGGGTCTCGTCTGACAAAAGCAGCAGAGTACAGGGAGCTGAATATTAATGCAAACCCCAcctttatatattatttttaaaaagttttttgtgtaaaaattttctttcaaatttaGTGTACTACTTATATAGTACATAGTTTTGTAGTACACAATTCTGTAAAATCTTATTACAATATATGAAGCTTATGGTTGTAATAAGTCACAATGGGAAAAAAGTttatggggtgtgaatacttttgtgagaCGCTACATGTTGGAACCTTGAGTCTTCCAACCTTTGTAAGTCTTTTCACACTTTACCCATTAACTCTCATTTTATATAGTCTTCAAATCACAGACAAGTACAACCActgattatgtttttgtttctttttgtttgtgtacATTAGCCctatttttaatttgtgtcCATTTTAGAGCAAACAAAAATGCATACTTGGTCACAGCAACATGGATAGGAGACAAAAAGGGCTCTATTCCTTGTAAATTTTCTGTTAAATATCTCTTCAAATGTTGCCCGTGGTTGGCTAGATAGAAAGGGGTTCAAGTCATAaactttcatttattaaaggCTGTTTCACAGTGAGCACAGTGCACAAAAGTGTTGAGCACCATAAATCACCTTCCCAGATCTGAATAATATCCACCAATTAAAATGCAATGTGTAAACATGTGTTGGAGGTTTCTTCGagctaaaatgttttgaaacGCTGGTAtcacaaaacacaaaatcccTATTTCACTTGAAGAACAGAGAGAAGTGCCGACCTTTGTGACAAAGAATCAATGGATAAGAATGAATATGTATCATGACTGATGTCGAAAATGTCCTAttcacaaaattaatttaatctaaaattaatatatattaatatatatatatatatatatatatatatatatatatatatatatatatatatatatatttcttctattttcttttttttttttttttttgagccatgagaaacctttgttttctttaactaGCCGGTGCAGTCTGATCTTTATCAATGAAAGCACTGCTGCAAGATATTCTCGTATCATGTGGATGACGTGTTGCCCTGTCGAGTGTGGCAGGAAAATATGCAACAGATAAAGGTATCCTGTTTTTAGTATGTGGATTTAATTAGTTAGACTGTGGGAATCACTTTATCCTTTAGAAAATGAATACTGAATATGACTGGAATTAGTATCTTATTTAGTTTAAGGCAAAATATTGCAGAAGATTGATCACCAGAAGTTATGTTGTACAGTTTATGAAATTGAATTAGATTCAAACCCTATTGCtgaagggttaaaaaaaactatacataGTCAATAAtgatgaaatgaaaaacaaccaAGCAAGGTTTCTGGTTCCTTGTGatattttaatcatttgaaAGGTCAGGAAGTAAACAACAGGCTTAGAGGAAATATGAGATGGTTGCTCTGTGACTAAACAAGCTGCTGATGCATCCTCATTAACAAACCATCCACTCAacatttgttaaatatttcactttaaTCCAGAGAGGCAACATTTCCTCAGTGCTCTAATTTCCTTCTTATTATTTAGAACgatttatgataaaaaaaagtcactatATAATAAAATTGTGTTATGTTCTAGTCTGAGACAGATTCAAGACAGAGCTCCTTAGTGCTTtccataatttaataaatacaaaactaatgtaatacaaaaatttaaataaatatctcCAAATCAGCGGTACACTTTTACATAGGCGGTTAAATCTACATTGTAACAATACTTGAAAGAGGGAGATCACAGTCACCTAGGAGATAGTCTCTTTTCAGAGTGCACATTTTGTTCACCACTTTAAAGCGAAGCGATCTCTGGCTGAGCTCTTCCTCTGAGATAccatcaaagaagaaatcttcATTGAATATCGGATTGCGGCTCTTTCTGATGACCGTGCTGCGCTGCTTCTGGAGCTTCCCGGGGACCAGTGAGAGGCTGACGCTGCAGTTGATAATCTTTGGGTCAACGGAGAGAGGATAAAGGCCCTCAGCGCTGATCAGCCGCACCCACAGTCTCTGGTTATCTGGACAGTACTCTGCTGACAGTCTGAGACTGCCGTCTTTTCCTACAGGCACCATTCTCTCCTTCATGACCCTCTCTCTGTGCAACGTCAAGTCCATGGGGAAAATGTTTGGTGGCGCCAGGCTGTAGTTATTGGGCAGGCCTTCGGCTAACCCTTCTGAGGCCCTCCTCATGATATTTGGACTGTTGTCTGTGGAGCTGCCCTCATCTGTGGACAGGGAATTGTTTCTGGACACCATTGCTTTTCTTATGTTCCTTGAAAGCAGCAGTTCATGGCTCAGTGCTTTGAAAAGGGAAGACTTGGCTGGGCACCTGGACAGCAGGGGGGAGCTGAAAGGTGAGGACTCAGTGGAAGAAGTCGTGTCGCTGTCCAGAGGGGCCTGCCAGTTCATGGTGCAGCTCCTGGGGGAGAGCCTGGAGGTCAGGCTGTTCAAGCTGAATGAAGAGGGGCAGGAGGATGGCGGGGCGGAGTGGGAGAACTTAGAGCAGGTACCGGAACGACTCCTGGGCAGTAGCAGAGGAGAGGAGCCCGGATCGGAATGGAAAATCGACTCCTTTCTCCTGGTGTGGGGGCTCTCTAACAAGGTGCAAAAGCCATAGCTGGTCTGAGCTTTGGCAAGGTGTGGAAGGGACAGAGCGGCCTGGCTCTGAGGGTCGGCGTTAGTTGTCTCCTCGTCACTGCAGCCGTCACAGGGGCTCTCATCCACACTCTCTACCTGAATAATGTGAGGATTTAGCGGTGCCTCGTAAAATGTCACTTCGGCCTCTGGTTTAGCCCTCTCACAGGGAGGCGCCTTGATAGCACGAGCTGTTCCCTTTTGCTCTGAGCTCTTCATCTCCTGCAGGGAGAAAATTGTTGGTGGGATGCAGAACTCTGGGATGTTGTCGGGGGTGATGATGTTGGGACAGTGAGAAATCCTTTTGGATTTGTCACtcttttctcccaacatgaTGTCAGTGATTTTAAAGCTGAGCTCTGCTGACGGCATTGGCAGGTTGGATCGCTCTACTGATGTGCGAATCTTCTCTACCACCCACATGGGTCCTCCGGTGGAAGGCAGCAAACTCTGCAAATATCAGAATTTATACTTTAGTTTGCTGCTCTCGAACTAGATCAAAAACAGTTGTTATTGTAAAACAGACTCAATTAAAGGTTGTCCTACCTTATATTCTGAGGATCAAAAAGGTTGCTCCAAATTTATAGATGAGAGTAAGAAGTTCTCCGTACAGCAGATGGAGGGTCAGCAGTTCTGTCGGCTTGACGCACGGGGATGGTTTAAATGAAGCAGGGTACCAATAAATCTAACACACACCCCCTTGGTTGCTGAACCAGGATCCTCCCACTTTCCTTTTACTGCCGCTGGTTCCCATGGAAATATCCAAATGGCAACAGAGCTCATAGCCCCTTGTAGTAGATACTGTGCTGCTCAGACTGATACGCCCTGAAAGGGCACTGACCACTGTTTACACAAATGACGGATTTCCAACTCATGTGTAACTTTTTCCATTGCTTAAACACTGCCTCTTTTTGTGAAGTTTGACAAAGTCGTCTGATCAGATAACAGTTTGGAACAGATTTGAAAAACACTCCACAAATGATATTAAGTAGGAAATACAAATCTGCAATTGTGTGAGTATAAAGTATACTTatatttgtttgggttttattaagtgaaaaaacccaaacacacacacacacacacacacacacacacacacacacacacacacacacacacacatttaagcCATTTTTAAGCCTGGATCATTACATCAACAATAAaccagatgtttttattttattttaatatttattttttattttttagtattCTGTGTTTCCATTATAAACACATTGTAATCACCCATCTCTCAGCCTTAGAAAacttaaaagcacattttatgGAAGTGACAAATAGGTGTTGGCTTCCACACAACGATGGAATagtgtatataaataaatgtaacagcATGTGTGATTGGAACAATTAATGATCTGCCAGGTATACATAGAGCTAATTAGATTATTGTGAGTCGCAGTAAATTTAGGAAACATTTTGCTGCTTATACAAACGCAGGAATATTCAGTCTAAGCATTAAGTATATTAGTctcatatttatgttttagtCTTCAACTTGTAAGTGACTTGATTGCAACATTTTTGGAGTATGTCATTTGCTCACACATAtcatagtagtagtagtagtaagaACTAGAGAAACAGTTGGTTTGAATGTCTTTTAAGCAGATGTTTCATTTTGCAAATAGATATAGAAACCacaggagaaaataaaataatcaatttttatggttaacattttttctttagatGTCCGGGTTTAACTGAAAGTATGTCAATGCTGCCCTCTTGTGGTGAGAGAAGAAGCAAATTTATGGGATAATGATTGCTGTAACGCAGAGATGTCCAGGCTAATTGCTGACATTGACAAAAGTCCAATTTTAGCTCGATATCTAAATGTTTTACACTTGTAAAGTATCTCTGGCAAATCAGTCATCAAGTTTGTCCCAGTGCTTGTTGTGTACATACAGTACACACAGTCGTGCAGTGTTTTgtatcacaaataaaaatctatctcTATAGAGGACTTTTTATGCTCACACATGGCAAGACAAGGATGACCTGGGCCCTAGGACTGGTTTAAGTGCCTTTTTGTTCTGTAAAGATCTAGAAAAGTCAGCGGTAAAAGCTCCACACTGCAAAGCACAAAGTTCAAGTGGAGTGTCTTGGTTGCCAGGTTTACCGACCACTAAAGGGCTGAAGTGATGTCAGGGGCACCAATGTACCAGGAAGGCGTCCTAAATGGGGTACTTCTCAGAAATGTTTTCCCATTTGACCACATCTCATCAGCAATTCAGGCGTACTCTGCAACTTTCTTTAGAAGCCTGGAGGCCATGTGATTATCAGTAAAGCAAATTTTAGAGATGCCATTTATTTGTTGCTATCCATTATTCATAACAGACACATAAATGTCAATTCCTAATACATCTCACTGCTTTCTGTTGTTATCAGCCAATCATATAGCGTTAAATAAAACTTACAGGGAGTTTAAAGAAAGTAGAGTATACCTTCTCTATCATAATATGTAATTATTAACCTTTGAGCagtttagttttccttcttAAACACACAAACCCCCCCACCTCCCAATCCCATATCCCACCCCCTGTGGGTCCATCCTGGGTGTAAGTACTGTCAGATCTCCTTCAGGGGGCAGTATGTGatcaacaaacagcaacactgtGACGCTTACAGAGCTGGATGTAAATttgattaataattataatacaaGTTACAATTATAATAATGTTTAGCCAGATGTGGAGAAGTCCAAATCTTACCAAACTCAAGCCATAAAGTACACATTTTCTGGATTTATGTAATATTGTATTcaatacaaaaacagaaacaacattaaaataccCCAAAATCCTGGAAAAGATTAAGGATGCTGCTTTATGCATAGTACGTTCTTCCCAGATGGTATAATCAAGTTGTAAATAGTGTTATTGTTATAAGATGCGGACAAATTGCTCCACTTCTTAACACTACATTAGCCCCCACCTTCGGACCCCAACACCTGCAGGAGAAGCCCAGGAGCACTTTTATAtctagacagacagacagacagacagacagacagacagacagacagacagatagatagatagatagatagatagatagatagatagatagatagatagatagatagatagatagatagatagatagatagatagatagatagatagatagatagatagatagatagatagatagatagatagatagatagatagatatgcaACTCTCAATATGCAAAGGTCAATTTCGTTCAAAAAGGAGCctatttgcaaataaaataagaGTAGTATAgaacaaatttaaattttaaattttcatttgaaaaattaaaacaaattcacAAATGTACCAGTTGTTACCAtgtaaaacaatattcaatGTTTGATACTAATGATCATAATTTGATCAGTACTTGTTTAGTCCTTTCTGCTGCTTAGGTCACCTTTATAAGTACAATGCATCTCAACAAATAACAACCTATTTACACTGGCTGCttgcaagaaaacaaaaacaataaaacctggCTCCACTTTCCCAACATTTGCTGCTGTACGGTTAATTTTAAGGAATATATTGCGGGTCAGTGGAGTTGTCAGGAGGAAAAAGTGAGCGGGTGATAGATACACCAGAAGGAGGCTCCCCCTTCATCCCTTAACAATAAGTAGTTTTAAAGGAATTTCacagaacctaaaacagaatttgtacatgtacatagtTTACAGTCAAAACAATATGTGCTCAATTCACGCTTACAACATAGGGTACTACATCATGTTCATTCATAGTTattatttctctttaaaaatcaAGCTCATGACATCACAGTGCATTATCCACATTGATTTTCTTATTATGTAGTGTttgtaacatgttttttttttttgcatccgcTTAATTATTTCATATTCTTTGTGCTTAAACAAACTGCATTGCATTACAGCCACATTCTCACTAAAGCTTTTGTCATTCACACATCGTCTATCTTTATGTGTCAGAAAGCAATGTGAGTCTGAAATTCTGATGGAAAATTTGACTTGAAAATCTTTAGTGTTCCTCTCTGTTGAAATCttaagtttttatattttattttattacctttattgacaaaaataatttcacataaATCTAAGACATCTGCTGTTGTTTCGGTTACAATTACCTGTATGACCGTCACAGGAAATACTTTGAAGTGACAGAAGGTGTTcaccacacacactcacaacgTGTAAATATTAGCACCACTCTGCTCAGCGACTTCTTCACCAACAGACCCCGGGTGGTGAGGATAGAGATCTGCTCCACTGGTCCTCAACACTGGCACGCCACGGGGTTGTGTTCTCAGCCCTACTCTCTTCACTGTCTTCACACACAACTGCTCTGCTATTCACTCCACAAACTTGATTATAAAGTTTGTGGTGGGTCTTATATCTAACAATAGCCCCAATTCCACGTACTTGTATGTCTAAAcctgctccaaagtttgcttCACAGAGTAAGAAGTTACAGCTTTATGAGATTTGTGCCTCAGCGATGGTGGGAGCGACGAGAATACGTTTATAGcgcaaaagagatttttaaccGCAGGGAAATAATTTGTATAGGTTTTGCGCTGTGGGATCTTTGGCCAATGGAGCAATGACTCCTCGGAGGTGGGCTGATGTGTCAGCAGGGAGAACTTTCCGTTTGACCCACTCCGTTCATAGTGGTCCTTCATATTAATGTTGTCTCTCTTgagtttttctggacttccttgGAGAAAATTCttcttacaaataaagttgcctTACCTTGGCTTGCCTGAGAAACTCAGGCtgcccttgaaaaaaaaaagctcctgaaACACTTGCAAGCGGGTGGAGATGGGTGGTGGGCGGCCAAACCGAGCTGGTGGAACTGGGGCAAATGATGAGACCTACTACAGAGAGGAGATCCACAATCTCACATATTGATGCTCCAGCAATAACCTCATCTTGAACAttagcaagaccaaggaggtcatacTGAACAGCAGGAGATTTAGGAAGAACATGTGCCTCCCTGCATACatgaggaggtggtggagcatatggacagcataaagttcctgggcattcacatttcctctgacctctccagGACTGTTAATACCTCCCACCAGGTGAAGAAGGTCCAACAACCGCTATTCTTTCCCAGAACACTGAATACATTTCCATAGGGCTACAGTTGAAAGCATCTTGTGTCTCAGCATGACAGAGTGGTGTGGGAGCTGCACCGCACAGTAGAGGAAGGTCTGGCACTGGTGGTGAGGTcagtgcaggggattgtgggatggtGTCTACCAGATCTAGACATTGTTTATGCTACAGAAAAGGGCCATCCCGGCTCTGTTTGTCCTACTTCTATCGGGTAAACAATTCAGTAACATTACATCAAAAATTAATAGCCTTAATAACAGCttatttcccaaagctgtgagtcCTATTGTCACCCGCTGAAAATCAACAAACCAACAGCCCTAATCCATAGTCTATCACAGATTTCCAAACATGCTACTGGTTCCACAACTTCTTGATCCGATTAATAATTACACTGTTTCACATGctaatgcctatttgcacaaTTTTAGTTTCTCTGGGAGTGTTTGTttagacatccatgcaaattccACAGCTCTTTAACTTGAAGAGTccactatttgcacacttttcaacttctcagGGAGTGTGCTGTCTGATATATTCATGCAGTTACACAGTCATTTACATTATCTGTAAAGTGGCTGCTGTCATTTTTTTGACTCGAAGATTGAAATGTATCAGATGCtaagtgtcatgatttgaggTTGTCAAGGACCAACAGTGCAGGGTAGGCAGCACATAGCCATCATAAAGGTAAGTAACTTTAATGAACGGAACACACATGGCACTTCAGGCAAGGTTACAGACTAGATAAACCAACAGGTTAATGAGGTGTTACTGAGGATCCAGTTcaagactgaacagaaaccaggaacttAAATATGCTGGGCAATAATCATCTGGATAAAAGACAGGTGCAAGATACTCAACAGAAATACATGCAGCGGGGCAGGCAACTAAGGTTCCCACCCCAGTTTCCTAGCTAGAAGGGCATGAAACTCAGGTAAACtgtacacaaaacaaacaatggtTGCACAATCCAAAGAACCTAAGAAGATAATATAACTTAACACCTTAGGATTGTGACACTAACGACTATTTGCAGTTGTTTAGCTTCTCAATAAGTGTTGTTGATGCTTTGAATTATTTGAATATTTGACCCTGTCttgtatgtgtctgtgtgttctgtAAGAATCTGTGtctctcaccaaaatttcattatggctacataatgacaataaagattcatGATTCTTGAGTCAGGGTTTAGAAGAATGTGTGCCCATGGGAACCCCGTGTTTCTTTCACATTTGCCAGTTTCAAGACATTGGTAGGTAGAATTGCATCCACTTCCACATTGTCAACATGAAAATACAGCTTTACTGAAACTATTGTATTGGTAATTTCTGAACAGATTAATTATTAAACGTGTCATCATTTCAAGAAACGTATGTATTTATACAAAATTAACCAACATTCATACTATACAAATGCATTGCACTGTCACAGACTTTGCAAAATTTCCTTCTCCTATGGTGAAAGTGGGCAAGAGATTAAAATAGCCCAAATCATTaattttgcagcaattccttGAACTGAGCAggcagtatgagggattgcatgCACTATGAGTGACTCAGATGTTGCAGACACAGTatttagatatagaacaggttGTGATAATTTCACAGTGCTCAAATGACAAAGCGtgaacaatttaaaataaatattagcaAATGAGTTGTGGGCAATGGGCTTGGCCGTAGATGGGGCCCTAAGTCAAATTATGCCCAAGACCACATAAAACGTCAAGCAGGGTCTGCTGTTACTCTTCACACGCTGTTGAAAGGTGTTCAAATCCAGATCGCTTTCAAAATAAGGGACTTTGGTCATGTCATGTGGGCTTTTACGCGCGCACGGCAATGTTGAGGCGGATGATCTTATCTCCTGTAGCTCATCTGATTCTACAGCGTTCATAAATCCATCCTGAtcccacaacaacaaaaaaaaaaaaagtattttaatcaGACACAGTTGGATGAGAGTGACGCCGCTTCCTTTCCTGCGTCGCAcagatatgtgttttttttttttttttctttttttagctcCCCCATCTCTCTCCACTGTACGATAAACGAGGAGGGGCTTGACGCCGTGTaggaggcaggcaggcaggcaggagagCCTTGCTGCTGCTGACCCGCTTGCGGTGCGTGTCGCCTCGCCTACATCCAAGCCAGCTCGCATGCTGTAGGGAGTGAGAGCCATCAGGTAAGGTTCATTtggctgtttgtttgtcttctttcAATGTGCTTCGCCGCGTCCTCTTTAAACCTTGGCGTCCGTCTTTACGAAAGGTGCTCTTCCTCCCCAAAGAGGGCTCACTCACAGGGAGGCGGACCGCTCGGCGTTGGCTCAGCAGAAGCGCTGAcagcatttcatttttaacagcttgcagaagcttttttttttttttttttttcttgcagtgAGATGTTTCCCCAACTCgttctgtttttttgcattcGATATCGGTCGATCCGTCTCATCCGACGCGTTCATGGGAAGCCTGACaagtccgtttttttttctctccgctAAATATGTGCCTGGCTGCTTTTTGACATTGACAGATAAGAGAGGTAAGAGGATGGATCTTTGATTAGACGACTTGTTTGTTAAATCTTTGGCGTTCAAATAGACTGAACGGGTCAGCAAAGCTACAAACTGgccagcctcagcatccttgCGCCTCTCTGCGTGGAGATGTGTCGTACAGTAACTCGGACTTGACCTGAATGTTATCTGGATCAGCTCAACATCAAAAGCTGACATTGACGTGTGTGAGATTAGTG
This genomic stretch from Fundulus heteroclitus isolate FHET01 chromosome 2, MU-UCD_Fhet_4.1, whole genome shotgun sequence harbors:
- the c2cd4a gene encoding C2 calcium-dependent domain-containing protein 4A — translated: MWVVEKIRTSVERSNLPMPSAELSFKITDIMLGEKSDKSKRISHCPNIITPDNIPEFCIPPTIFSLQEMKSSEQKGTARAIKAPPCERAKPEAEVTFYEAPLNPHIIQVESVDESPCDGCSDEETTNADPQSQAALSLPHLAKAQTSYGFCTLLESPHTRRKESIFHSDPGSSPLLLPRSRSGTCSKFSHSAPPSSCPSSFSLNSLTSRLSPRSCTMNWQAPLDSDTTSSTESSPFSSPLLSRCPAKSSLFKALSHELLLSRNIRKAMVSRNNSLSTDEGSSTDNSPNIMRRASEGLAEGLPNNYSLAPPNIFPMDLTLHRERVMKERMVPVGKDGSLRLSAEYCPDNQRLWVRLISAEGLYPLSVDPKIINCSVSLSLVPGKLQKQRSTVIRKSRNPIFNEDFFFDGISEEELSQRSLRFKVVNKMCTLKRDYLLGDCDLPLSSIVTM